One Glycine max cultivar Williams 82 chromosome 4, Glycine_max_v4.0, whole genome shotgun sequence DNA segment encodes these proteins:
- the LOC102667470 gene encoding protein MAIN-LIKE 2-like — MVRTRGLGRVLGTGRGRGISEDAHQADVPRRRRPTASARRQRVRVCEDVIERPEDVPQLHEDVPHVSDATPKMTGAADAVHTEGVATDGSLESPAANEGFPGGPRDPSVLTDFAEHVAHNIWSGQVQKKIKLGDQRLRSISYGSWIAATGLSPLIRCSVITTDPGLISAFVERWHRETNTFHLPVCELTITLDDMASLLHVPITSMLHNFEPLVSSDVIGLLTELLEVSHEEATAETRQAGGPHLRLGWLQDVYESQCRARRWVVAARTYLLHLVGCTLFVNKRSTHVHVVHLEAFRDLAQAGGFAWGATALVHMYEHLNDASQASTVLDIRALSYSAYMRRS; from the exons atggttagaacacgaggtttaggtcgtgtGTTAGGAACTGGTAGAGGTAGAGGCATTAGTGAGGATGCACATCAGGCTGATGTTCCTCGACGTCGCAGGCCTACTGCTTCAGCACGTAGGCAACGAGTTCGTGTGTGTGAGGACGTTATAGAGAGACCTGAGGATGTGCCTCAGTTGCATGAGGATGTTCCTCATGTGTCTGATGCTACCCCAAAGATGACAGGCGCCGCCGATGCTGTTCACACAGAGGGAGTGGCTACTGATGGGAGCTTGGAGTCACCTGCTGCAAATGAGGGATTCCCCGGTGGGCCACGCGACCCTTCGGTTTTGACCGATTTTGCTGAGCATGTCGCACACAACATCTGGAGTGGACAAGTAC aaaagaagataaaattggGAGACCAGCGCCTGAGATCGATTTCTTATGGTAGTTGGATTGCTGCCACCGGATTGAGTCCCCTGATCAGGTGTTCTGTTATCACCACTGATCCTGGACTCATATCCGCCTTCGTCGAGAGGTGGCATCGCGAGACTAACACGTTCCACCTGCCAGTATGCGAGTTGACGATCACGCTGGATGACATGGCGTCACTCCTACACGTTCCCATCACTAGCATGCTGCATAATTTCGAGCCGCTGGTTTCCTCAGACGTGATTGGTCTACTGACGGAGCTTCTTGAGGTGAGTCATGAGGAGGCTACAGCTGAGACCCGACAAGCTGGTGGGCCTCATCTCCGGTTGGGGTGGCTTCAGGACGTGTATGAGAGCCAGTGCAGGGCCAGACGATGGGTTGTAGCAGCCCGCACGTATCTACTCCACTTGGTGGGTTGTACTCTTTTCGTCAACAAGAGATCAACTCATGTACATGTCGTGCACCTGGAGGCTTTCAGGGACCTGGCCCAGGCAGGGGGATTCGCCTGGGGAGCGACTGCATTGGTCCACATGTACGAGCATCTGAACGACGCGTCGCAGGCCTCTACAG TGCTGGATATACGAGCACTTTCCTACAGTGCATACATGCGTCGTTCATGA